A stretch of the Leishmania infantum JPCM5 genome chromosome 30 genome encodes the following:
- a CDS encoding putative vacuolar assembly protein vps41, whose product MKRHDSSGDASASPPPLSPLPAPVQEVDHAHDGSRTSSSSTPASHHTLEKREATGCGGTRHSSPSGGKKAGDDGVDGTENDSYTSYYEYDSGYGEENSSFADSDNCRGSGSVDDDRSSTAASLLPQEDLLRFLSYTLAGAALEDHRLMAMEAFRHILVLGTNQGAVAVVEPSSGKLKEVYTNHHEPICDVDCTINELYIAACDKAGHVTIQSRRDVKDVWMAELNGPIESVALHPLYHKMDSCPMVCGGSTKVLLLTKGVLWSNSRRVRTLQEGRGRIHKVRWCHTAAIDVVAWLSDAEITLYNMKSGAVARRISLPDLTAQNALYPPTLRWEQNLSRDPTAAATSTATLLCGWGDVVQEVRLHADPHARRLSGGGLFGVDRSPRSTLLQGGWRGTSSSSFPLRASSGSAALAPSPSLTTAADAAGRSPCVVELRTSKPLRPSSTLFPYRVCGIAPYGPQRYVVLAGIVEGDTEGVLKDLEVRVVDRNSLTDVYRGRMPIRFIHPLQLHLTYLELLPSLAAKPASAASPPQFALPADPLAPSPMTQYFILSVDTIVKAVPSDVDDHVEFLLRTSQFERAYRYAAAHARQLRRHVLEHVGQQWLMHLFHNRSTEEGALLKILELLPELIPRDNSAAWEQWIYRLDTCGESWRLIALLPASTGASAEYRVASTPDMQEEQDAYAEHADAAARSLPRPVATLQTPIQREYYDLVLLRCLRHDPSLFFAALHKFHTLFSVPVVLKATEVVYREQCAAAAAWWEGDDSDEEKNDNEDQHGQTRNTTASNASPTLSTASADQSGVPSVAPASPPPTTPQGTLEETSASRAVSHPSPVTTAGAGATSAPSMSRTSRWSLVASYGFLLRCARRHEEALQVLLHLPASPRSDREVFGLIRDQQLFHKARELLPELLHRREDATLQLLMEHVAGASGRNGVTDGGDAALAFQVVVAETDGTAPSSPSLDALQYGSAQDPLCTESVISRLEKSDRLHLLRYLNLVQKRYPEVFAQAAKQHAQLVATLYIDYDRPSLLPFLKQMSMYVERIRELHALCHKHHFLEEEIFLLFRMGREDEALRILVEKMHDLRRALKFVVSVPDLEEQAALFTRLVDYTVAYNASLPTCSLDSAKGATAGSGVRMRYVMHHTKPNETYASIAEQYHVALEDVCKVNGVASTSGGAVSPPPSAAVEASKRRTSCSSPLQGQGEAQRRASCDADAANDLPTPPPQCVVPLNLFGDFLRALAEPQFMEHPALDVRLVLPRLPSREPILHAGPSIAAIAHTMAEEIAFFSTVCMVGENDLMGYYGQLLKRRTAAIAMGRPRHPVESGTATMNEAATTARHAAAKSAEGSAAVHRCAACRQLLAQRVVVFACQHMYHPACVLQYLRKSPTDAFTGGGGATFGGRAGGAVPVMRDGAALALPVTSTAAAWAETMEGELRKLPVYCRACRQHSGEQS is encoded by the coding sequence ATGAAGCGccacgacagcagcggcgacgccagcgcgagcccgccgcctctgtcgccgttgccggcgcCTGTGCAAGAAGTCGACCACGCGCACGACGGCAGCCggacgagcagcagcagcactcctGCTTCTCACCACACGCttgaaaagagagaggctACCGGCTGCGGCGGTACTCGGCATAGCTCCCCCAGTGGCGGCAAGAAGgccggcgacgatggcgtAGACGGCACCGAGAACGACAGCTACACGAGTTACTACGAGTACGACAGCGGCTATGGCGAGGAGAATAGTAGTTTCGCTGACAGCGACAActgccgtggcagcggcagcgtggatGACGACCGATCCTCGACTGCGGCTTCTCTGCTACCGCAGGAGGATCTCTTGCGATTTCTCAGCTACACACTTGCCGGGGCCGCGCTGGAGGATCACCGACTCATGGCAATGGAAGCGTTCCGCCACATCCTTGTGCTTGGCACGAACCAGGGAGCCGTCGCAGTCGTCGAGCCGTCCTCCGGAAAACTCAAGGAGGTGTACACGAACCATCACGAGCCGATCTGCGATGTGGACTGCACCATCAACGAGCTCTACATAGCGGCATGCGACAAGGCCGGGCATGTCACGATTCAAAGCCGCCGTGATGTGAAGGACGTGTGGATGGCGGAGCTGAACGGTCCGATCGAGTCTGTCGCCCTGCACCCGCTGTACCACAAGATGGACAGCTGTCCGATGGTGTGCGGCGGGTCGACCAAGGTACTCCTGCTCACCAAAGGTGTGCTGTGGAGCAACAGTCGGCGCGTCAGAACTCTGCAGGAGGGACGGGGGCGCATTCACAAGGTCCGCTGGTGCCACACGGCCGCGATCGACGTTGTCGCGTGGCTATCTGATGCGGAGATAACCCTCTACAACATGAAGAGCGGGGCCGTGGCGCGCCGCATTTCTTTGCCCGACCTCACAGCACAGAACGCCTTGTACCCACCGACGCTACGATGGGAGCAGAATTTGTCGAGGGACCCGACCGCAGCTGCCACTTCGACAGCCACGTTGCTGTGCGGATGGGGCGACGTAGTGCAAGAGGTCCGGCTGCACGCCGACCCTCACGCGCGTCGACTGAGCGGCGGGGGCCTTTTTGGTGTCGATCGGTCGCCTCGCTCCACCTTGTTGCAAGGCGGATGGCGAGgcacgtcctcgtcgtcgttccCGCTGCGCGCGTCATCCGGCAGTGCTGCTCTGGCACCATCGCCATCGCTAACCACCGCGGCTGATGCGGCTGGGCGGTCACCGTGCGTTGTAGAGCTGCGCACGTCAAAGCCACTACGACCGAGCAGTACCTTGTTCCCTTACCGAGTCTGCGGTATTGCTCCCTATGGACCGCAGCGGTACGTGGTGCTGGCAGGCATCGTCGAGGGCGACACGGAGGGGGTGCTGAAGGACTTGGAGGTGCGCGTGGTGGACCGCAACTCCTTGACCGATGTTTACCGTGGTCGCATGCCCATCCGCTTCATCCATCCATTGCAGCTTCACCTCACCTATCTCGAGCTTCTGCCGTCGCTCGCTGCGAAgccggcgtctgcggcgtcgccgccccaGTTCGCCTTGCCAGCGGACCCGTTGGCACCGTCTCCCATGACGCAGTACTTCATCCTCTCCGTCGACACAATCGTGAAGGCGGTGCCGTCCGACGTTGATGACCACGTCGAGTTCCTGCTGCGCACAAGTCAGTTTGAGCGCGCCTACCGGTACGCCGCGGCACATGCGcgtcagctgcggcggcacgtcCTGGAGCACGTGGGACAGCAGTGGCTCATGCATCTCTTTCACAACCGTagcacggaggagggggcgctgctgaagaTTCTCGAGTTGCTCCCGGAGCTGATTCCGCGTGACAACAGCGCTGCGTGGGAGCAGTGGATCTACCGCCTCGACACATGTGGTGAGTCGTGGCGGCTCATCGCGCTCCTGCCAGCCAGCACGGGTGCTTCCGCCGAGTACAGGGTGGCCAGCACGCCGGACatgcaggaggagcaggacgCGTATGCCGAGCACGCTGACGCCGCGGCCCGGTCCCTCCCTCGCCCAGTCGCCACCCTGCAGACGCCGATTCAGCGGGAGTACTACGatctggtgctgctgcgctgcctccgccacgACCCGAGCCTCTTCTTTGCCGCGTTACACAAGTTTCACACGCTCTTCAGCGTGCCTGTCGTACTCAAGGCGACGGAGGTGGTGTACCGAGagcagtgcgccgccgccgccgcctggtGGGAGGGCGACGACAGTGACGAGGAGAAGAACGATAACGAAGACCAGCATGGACAAACAAGAAATACGACGGCGTCTAACGCGAGCCCTACactcagcaccgcctccgctgaCCAAAGTGGCGTGCCGTCGGTGGCAccagcttctcctccaccgACTACTCCGCAAGGCACTTTGGAGGAGACGAGCGCCTCAAGGGCAGTCTCGCATCCATCTCCGGTGACCACGGCAGGTGCCGGCGCTACGTCTGCCCCGTCGATGAGCCGAACATCGCGGTGGTCATTGGTGGCCAGCTACGGCTTCCTTCTCCGATGCGCACGCCGGCacgaagaggcgctgcaAGTGCTACTGCACTTGCCTGCCTCTCCACGCAGCGACCGTGAAGTGTTTGGCCTCATCCGTGACCAGCAGCTTTTCCACAAGGCGCGCGAGCTGCTTCCCGAGTTGCTGCACAGAAGGGAAGACGCTACCTTGCAGCTGCTCATGGAGCACGTGGCAGGAGCGTCAGGCCGCAACGGCGTAAcagacggcggtgacgcggcCCTGGCCTTCCAAGTTGTCGTCGCAGAAACTGATGGCACCGCTCCAtcttcgccgtcgctggatgcgctgcagTACGGCTCTGCACAGGACCCACTCTGCACCGAGTCCGTCATCAGCCGCCTCGAGAAGAGCGATCGactgcacctgctgcgctaTCTAAACCTCGTCCAAAAGCGTTACCCGGAGGTGTTTGCTCAAGCAGCGAAGCAGCATGCCCAGCTGGTGGCGACGCTTTACATCGACTACGACCGCCCGTCTCTGCTCCCGTTTCTCAAGCAGATGTCCATGTACGTGGAGCGCATTCGTGAGTTGCATGCGCTCTGCCACAAACACCACTTCCTCGAAGAGGAGATCTTTCTTCTGTTTCGCATGGGccgcgaggacgaggcgctgcgcatcctTGTAGAAAAGATGCACGACCTCCGACGCGCCTTGAAGTTTGTCGTCTCCGTCCCCGACCTCgaggagcaggcggcgctgttCACGCGACTCGTCGACTACACCGTGGCGTACAACGCGAGCCTGCCAACGTGCAGCCTCGACAGCGCAAAGGGCGCCACGGCCGGGTCTGGAGTTCGGATGCGCTACGTGATGCACCACACAAAACCAAACGAAACGTACGCGTCGATCGCGGAGCAGTACCATGTTGCTCTGGAGGACGTGTGCAAGGTGAATGGCGTGGCAAGCACgtccggcggcgctgtctcgccaccaccgtctgCCGCTGTGGAGGCCTCGAAGAGGCGCACGAGTTGCAGCTCACCCTTGCAGGGCCaaggagaagcgcagcggcgcgcatcCTGCGATGCGGACGCCGCGAACGACCTGCCGACTCCACCGCCACAGTGCGTTGTGCCGCTCAATCTCTTCGGCGACTTCCTCAGGGCCCTTGCAGAACCGCAGTTCATGGAGCATCCCGCGTTGGATGTGCGACTCGTTCTGCCGAGGCTTCCGAGCCGTGAGCCCATCCTGCACGCCGGGCCCAGCATTGCTGCCATCGCACACACCATGGCAGAGGAGATTGCGTTTTTCTCCACCGTGTGCATGGTTGGCGAGAACGACTTGATGGGCTACTATgggcagctgctgaagcgaCGCACGGCGGCCATCGCGATGGGTCGACCTCGCCACCCCGTcgagagcggcaccgccaccatgAACGAGGCTGCTACGACGGCCAGGCATGCGGCTGCGAAATCGGCAGAGGgctcagcggcggtgcaccgATGCGCAGCTTGCCGCcagctgcttgcgcagcggGTGGTCGTCTTTGCGTGCCAGCACATGTACCACCCGGCCTGTGTCCTGCAGTACCTGAGGAAGTCACCGACGGACGCCTTCaccggcggaggaggtgcgacCTTTGGTGGCCGCGCTGGGGGCGCCGTCCCCGTGatgcgcgacggcgcggcactAGCGTTGCCTGTAACATCCACTGCGGCGGCATGGGCAGAGACGATGGAGGGGGAGCTCCGCAAACTGCCGGTTTACTGCCGCGCGTGCCGTCAACACTCGGGCGAGCAGAGTTGA
- a CDS encoding putative U3 small nuclear ribonucleoprotein (snRNP) yields MRRSVIRTRKEFLERKQHERVHEAIHARKEQFRSAVETATPLPGHLKKDALALKKFTELDDAQTRNLTTTVDDEYANAGQEDPHVLVTTSRNASQKLLEFAKEVRLIVPNAVRMNRGNLSVHQLMDAARKENYTDVLVLQESQGVPDSLTVSHLPLGPTVTFTIHNLVARHDIEGVGTMSEQYPHLIFENFSTKLGIRIKDVLRYLFPVPKADASRVLTFDNENDFISFRHHTFKKEKGKKQVELTEVGPRFELTPYRIVLGTLEMDDAETEWVLQPYMNTAKKRRLL; encoded by the coding sequence ATGCGCCGTAGCGTCATTCGTACGCGCAAGGAGTTCCTCGAGCGCAAGCAGCACGAGCGCGTCCATGAGGCGATCCACGCACGCAAGGAGCAATTCCGCAGTGCGGTGGAGACGGCCACCCCGCTGCCTGGGCACCTCAAGAAggacgcgctggcgctgaaGAAGTTCACTGAACTCGATGACGCGCAAACCCGCAACctgacgacgacggtggATGACGAATACGCCAACGCCGGCCAGGAGGACCCGCACGTGCTCGTCACGACGTCCCGCAACGCGTcgcagaagctgctggagTTTGCGAAGGAGGTGCGGCTCATCGTGCCGAATGCCGTGCGCATGAATCGCGGTAACCTCAGTGTGCATCAGCTCATGGACGCGGCCCGGAAGGAGAACTACACAGATGTGttggtgctgcaggagtcGCAGGGTGTACCGGATAGTTTGACTGTCTCTCACCTCCCCCTAGGCCCCACCGTGACCTTCACCATTCACAACCTTGTAGCACGCCACGACATTGAGGGCGTGGGCACCATGTCAGAGCAGTATCCGCATCTCATCTTCGAGAACTTCTCCACTAAGCTCGGTATCCGCATAAAGGACGTGCTGCGCTACCTCTTCCCCGTGCCCAAGGCGGACGCATCCCGCGTGCTGACCTTTGACAACGAGAACGACTTTATTAGCTTCCGTCACCACACCTTCAAGAAGGAAAAAGGCAAGAAGCAGGTGGAGCTGACGGAGGTGGGGCCGCGGTTTGAACTGACCCCGTACCGCATCGTGCTTGGCACACTCGAGATGGACGATGCAGAGACGGAAtgggtgctgcagccgtACATGAACACCGCGAAGAAGCGCCGGCTCTTGTAG